The sequence CCGCCGGGCGGCCGGCCGGGCGGTCTCGGACGTGGCGTCGCTGCGCGCCGGACGCCTGGAACTGGTGGCGCACGCCTCGGTGACGGCCGATCCGCTGGCCCGGGCGGTGGGCGCGTTCCGCCGGGCCCATCCGGGGGTGGGCGTCCTGGTCGAGGACGCGCCGGGCGACGACGAGCTGGTGTACGCGCTCACCGACGGACGCCATGAACTGGCCGTGGTCTCGCTCCCGTTGCCTCCGGCGCCCGCCCTGGTGACGGAGGAACTGGGCCACCACGACATCTGGCTGGCGACGGCTCCGGGCACCGCCTTCGCTCCGGGACCGGTGTCGCCGGCCGAGGTGGCCGCGATGCCGCTGGTGGCGGTGTTGCACGGCGGCTCCGCCCGGCACGCGATCCGCCGGGCCCTCGCCGGCGCCGGACACGACGCGGACGGCCCGGAGCCGGTGGAGCGGTGGCACCGGGCCGGTGTGGTGACGCCGCATCTGGGTTCGGTGATCCCGCTGGTGCTGACCGGCGCGGGGGCGGCTCTGGTGGACCGCTGGTACGCCGAGCGCATCGCGGAACAGGGCGGGGTCGTACGCCCGCTCGGCCCCGCCGTGCGCGCCCCGTTCGGCGTGGCCCGCCGCCGCGAGCCCCTCTCGCCGGCCTGCCGGGCGTTCCTGGACGTCCTGCGGGAGACGTGTGCCGCGCGGACCGCCCACGAGCCGGAGCGGGAAGTGCCGGAGGTGTGAGTGCGCTCCGCCGGTCAGCGGTCCGCGCCGGTCACCGCGGCCACCTGCTCGGGGGTGTAGCCGATCTCGGCCAGGACGGACGCGGTGTCCTCGCCGAGTTCGGGGCAGGGACGGCGTACGCCGGAGGGAGAGCCGGAGTAGCGGACGGGGTCGCCGATCACCCGGTAGGCGCCGACGTGCGGGTGCCGCTGCACGTCGAGCATGTGCCCGGCGGCCCAGTAGGGGTGCTCGCCGGCGTGGTCGAGGTTCATGACCGGCGCGAACGGGATGGAGTGCGCGGAGCAGAACGCCTCCCACTCGGCGGTGGTGTGCCCGTCGGTGTAGTGGGCGAGCAGCTCGTACAGCTCCCCGATCTTCGACTGGAAGTTCTCGGGGGTGAAGCCCTCCAGTGCCTCGGGATGCCCGACGAACGTGAAGAAGGCCTCGGCGTCGCGGTAGTTGTAGGGCAGGACGCAGGCGTAGCCGTCCTTGGTCGGGAACGCGGCGTGTCCCGGTTCCAGGGAGCGCGGGAAGCCCACGGGACCGGCCGGGGGCTCGTACGCCTGGCCGCCGATGTGCTCGACGAGGGTGAAGGCGAACATCGTGTCCGCCATGGGCACCTCGACGTGCTGGCCCTTGCCGGTGCGTTCCCGGCCCAGCAGTGCGGCGAGCACGGCGTAGGCGATGGTCATGCCGCAGACCTTGTCGGCCATGGCCGTGGGGACGTAGTAGGGGCGGCCGGTGACCCGCCGCATCAGGTCGACCATGCCGGAGGCCGCCTGGATGACCTCGTCGTAGGCGGCGTAGTCGGCGGCCGGCGAATCGGAGCGGAAGCCCTGGGCGTTGCAGTAGACCAGGCGCGGGTTGCTCTCGACGAGGTCCTCGTAGGTGAGGCCCAGCTTGCGCAGGGCCCGCGGGCGCATGTTGGTGATCAGCGCGTCGGCCGTGCCGATCAGCGCGAGCGCGGCCTGCCTGCCTTCCGGGGTCTTCAGGTCCAGGCGGACGCTGCGCTTGTTGCGGTTGAGGTTGAGCGCCAGCGCCCCGATGGTGTCGGTGTCCCGCCGGTGCACGTGGCGCATCACGTCGCCGACGGGTGATTCGATCTTGATGACGTCGGCGCCGAGGTCGCCGAGGATCTGGCAGGCGTAGGGCCCCATGATGACGCCGGCCAGGTCGATGACGCGCAGGCCGTCGAGGGGCCGGGTGCCGGATGCCGGGGTGGAGTGGCTCATGAACGTCTCATCCCCTTGCGGAATGTCTTACCGGGTGCGGAACGCGGAGGTGTGCGGTGCGGGGCTCGGGAGGGTGCGGGAGCCGCGGGCTCAGACGAAGGCGCTGATGCCGGTGGCCGCCCGGCCGACGATCAGGGAGTTCATGTCGCGGGTGCCCTCGTAGGAGTAGAGGGCCTCGGCGTCGGCGAAGAAGCGGGCCGCCTTGTACTCCAGCAGGATGCCGTTGCCGCCGAAGACCTCGCGGGCCCAGGCGACGGTCTCGCGCATCCGGGTGGTGCAGAACATCTTGGCCATGGCCGCCTGGGCCTCGCTCAGCGCGTCCTCGGCGTGCAGCTGGGCCATCCGTACCGCCAGCGCCTGGGAGGCGGTGATGTTGCCGAGCATGCGGGACAGCAGGTCCTGGACGAGCTGGAAGCTCGCGATCGGCTTGCCGAACTGCTCGCGCTCCACCGCGTAGGCGCGGGCCGCCTCGAAGGCGCCGATCGAGCAGCCGATGGCCTGCCAGGCGACACCGCCGCGGGTGACCTTCAGTACGCGCGCGGTGTCGCGGAAGGAGTCGGCCCGCTGGAGGCGGTTGTCCTCCGGCACGCGGACGTCGTCCAGGACGATGTGGGCGTTCTGCACGCCGCGCAGAGCGATCTTGCCTTCCAGTTTGCGGGCGCTGAAGCCGGGGGTGCCCTTCTCCACGACGAAGCCCTTGACCTGTCCGTCCGCCTCGTCGCGTGCCCAGATCACCACCAGGTCGGCGAACGTGCCGTTGCCGATCCACTTCTTCTCGCCGTTGAGCACCCAGCCGTCGCCGTCCCGGCGGGCCGTGGTCAGCAGTCCGCCGGCCGTGCCCGAACCCACCAGCGGCTCGGTCAGACCGAACGCGCCGATCTTGCGCCATTCGACCATCTGCGGCAGCCAGCGCCGTCGCTGTTCGTCGGAGCCGCACTCGCGGACGGAGCCCATGCCCAGCCCGCTGTGCACGCCGAAGAAAGTGGCGAAGGACGGGTCGACACGCGCCATCTCCATGCTGATGAGGCCGCTCAGCAGCGGGCTGCGGGCGGTGATGCCGGGCGCGTCGCCGGGGATGCCGGTGATGCCCAGGTCACGGATCGCGTCCACCAGGTGCACGGGGGACTCGGCGCGGGCCCACAGCTCTCCCGCGGACGGTTCCACCTTGTCGGCGAGGAAGGAGCGGATGCGCTCCAGCGTCTGCCGTTCCCCGGGTTCGAGCAGGTCCTTGATCCGGAAGAAGTCGCCTTCGACGGCGAACGGGTCCACCTTCTTGTGGTGCGCGGCCATGATCGCCCTTTCTGTCGGTGACACATGCGGGGCACCGGTCCCGGGTTCCCCGGATACCGGGCGAGCGAGTCCTGCTCTTCCAGTGCACGCCCGGCAGCCGCATAGGTCAAAGACGAAATGACGACCACTGTCCAAGGGAATTCCTATGGAGGCCGCACCGCGCGCCTGCGGGCACATCGCAGCAGAATGGAACGAAATGTCCGGCGAACCAGCGGAGGCCCGGTGATACGCGACAGCGCCGAGGACGACGAGGAGCCGATCGAGGAGCGGTTCGGCCTTCCCGACGAGGACGAGGGCACTCCCGAGGACGAGCTCTACGAGCAGACGGCCGGCTCCGACGACGAGGTCTACGACGGCACGGCCGGCCCGGGCGGAGAGCCCGCCGGCCGGAGGAGCGCGGCCGACGCCGAGCCCGACGTCTTCCTGGACGTCCCGCTGCTCAAGGTCGACCAGATCGACCTGGACGTCGAGGACCTGCGGGCACACGTCTCGCTCCAGGCCGAGGTGCTGGACCTGCTGAAGCTGAACGTGGGCGCCGACGTCGCACTGGGCCGGGTGCACCTGGGCATCTCGGGGGTGGAGGCGCGGGCCCGGCTGGAGGTGCGGCTCGACAACGTGGCACTGATCATCAACCGGGTGCTCACCACGCTCGACCGCAATCCGCAGATCCTGGAGGAGCTGACCCGTGGAGTGGGGGCCGCCGTACAGGACGTCGGGGCCGGGGCGCGACAGGCCGTCGGCGAGCTGGGCACGGGCGCGAGCAGGGCCGTCGGCGACATCGGCAGCGGAGCCGGTGCCGCCGTACGGGACGTGGGCGCGGGCGCCGGCCGCGGGGTCGAGCGGGTGGGCCGCGGGGCCGAGCGGGCCGTGGAGGGTGTGGGCCGTGGCGCCGGTGCGGCGGTGGAAGGCGTGGGCCGTGGCGCCGGCGCGGCCGTGGAAGGCGTGGGCCGTGGCGCCGCGAGCACCGTGGAGGGTGTGGGCCGCGTGGCGGGGGGCGCCGTGGAGGATGCCGCGACCGGGGTGGGCCAAGTCGTCGAGGACGTACCGGCTGCCACCGAGGTGCCCGGGGTCGCCGGCGTACGGAAGGTGGCCGGCGTACCGGAGGTCGCCGACACACCAGAGGCCACCGACGTGCCGGAGGTCGCCGACGTGCCGGACCGGGCGGGCGGTGCCGTGCGACGGGCCGCGGCGCCCGGGCGGACCCGCCCGCGGAGGCCCGACGACGAGCACGGCGAGGACCCCGCCGTCCGGAGTCGCCGCGCCGCCCGCGCGCGCCGGGTCCGTGACAAGGAGGGGAAGCCGCCGCCTCGGGCCGGTCACCGCCGCACCACCGGCGAGCGGGACGGGCCGCCGCCATGAACGGCCGACGGCCCGGGGCCGGAAGCCGGGCACCCGGTGTGGGACATCGCGTTCCGGGCGACCGTCCACGCCGATCGCCTCCGCTTCGAGGAGGAACCGCGAACGGCCGTCCGCTTCACCGGCGTTGGGAAGCGGACGTCGATGTCCCGGAGTGAGCGCGCGAACCTCCCGGGAAAGGTCGTCGCCGGCCGGGACTACCCGGACGCCCTGGTCGACTACCGCCTGGCGACCCGGCTCACCGGGTCACCGGAGGCGGGACGGGACGACGATGACGGCACGGACGGCACGGACGACGAGGACGGCCGGGGGCTTACGACTTGACGCGGTGCAACTCGATGTCCCGGTTGACGAAGAGGTGCACGTATCCGCAGTTCCAGCAGATCAGCCCCGTCGCCGTCTCGTCGGCCCAGGCCAGTTTCACGAACTCCATGCCGGTGCTGTTGAGCTTCACGCCGCGCTCGCGGAAGAGATCGCCCCGGCAGACCTGACAGGTGATCCACGTGTCGCCCAGCAAGGCGCGCACCGCCTTCGCCATCTCCGCCCTCCGTGTGCTCTCGCGCCCTGGACAGGGCGGTGTGCGGCATGATCCGCGCCGTCCGTGATCGTTCGGCGCCAAGGTGAACGACACCACACCTGCGACCGGAACGGGCGGTAACTGAGCGAGATCTGAGGAAGTGTGCCGACTCCGGCCGGCCGACGGCCTGGCGTGATCCTTGCGAACCATGGCGTTCGCGCCGTGGTCATGGGCGGGCCGGGCGGACCACGATGTTGGTGAACGGAAGGAGAGCACACTCATGACCCGCATCGCCATCAACGGTTTCGGCCGCATCGGACGCAACGTGCTGCGCGCGCTGCTCGAACGCGACAGCGCCCTGGAGGTCGTGGCCGTCAACGACCTCACGGAGCCCGCCACCCTGGCGCGGCTGCTCGCCTACGACACGACGGCCGGCCGGCTGGGCCGCCCGGTGAGCGCCGACGGGGACACGCTCGTCGTCGACGGCCGGCGCATCAAGGTGCTGGCCGAGCGCGAACCGGCGCGGCTGCCGTGGGCCGAACTCGAAGTCGACATCGTCCTGGAGTCGACCGGCCGTTTCACCTCGGCCAAGGCGGCCCGCGCGCACCTGGACGCGGGCGCGAGGAAGGTGCTCGTCAGCGCTCCGTCGGACGGCGCCGATGTCACGCTCGCGTACGGGGTCAACACCGAGGTGTACGACGCGGCCCTGCACACGATCGTGTCGAACGCCTCGTGCACCACGAACGCGCTGGCGCCGCTGGCCTCGGTGCTGGATGAACTCGCCGGTATCGAGCACGGTTTCATGACCACGGTGCACGCCTACACCCAGGAGCAGAACCTCCAGGACGGTCCGCACCGCGACGCCCGCCGTGCCCGTGCCGCCGCCGTGAACATCGTGCCGACCACGACGGGTGCCGCGAAGGCGATCGGTCTGGTGCTGCCGAACCTGGACGGCAAGCTCTCGGGTGACTCGATCCGTGTGCCGGTTCCGGTGGGCTCGATCGTGGAACTCAACACGACCGTCAGCCGGGAGGTGTCGCGGGACGAGGTGCTGGCGGCGTACCGTGCCGCCGCCGAGGGACCGCTCGCCGGCATCCTCGAATACTCGGAGGACCCGCTCGTGTCGTCCGACATCACCGGCAATCCGGCCTCGTCCATCTTCGACTCGGCCCTCACCCGCGTCGACGGCCGCCATGTCAAGGTGGTCGCCTGGTACGACAACGAGTGGGGCTTCTCGAACCGCGTGCTCGACACGCTCGACCTGCTCGCCGCGCGCTGACCTCGCCACGAGGGCCGCACGGCCGCGGCGCCCCGGACTCCCCGCCTGGTGTCCGGGGCGCCGCCATGCCCGGTCAGCCGGGCAGGTCGCCCGTGTAACGGTAGATGTTCCCGGCGGAGTTCACGCCCCACACGGTCCCGTCCGCGCCCGCGCCGATGTCGGAGAGCCCACCGGGAATCTGCACCCACGGACTCGCGTCGTTGTTCGAGTAGTGGTAGATGTTCCCGGCCGAGTTCACACCCCACACCGTGGTGCGGGAGCCCGAGGCGATCGCCTTCAGTCCGCCGCTGATCTGCTTCCAGTGGCCGGATTCCTGGTCACCGGTGTACCGGTAGATATTGCCCCCGGAGTTCACACCCCACACCGTGCCGTCCGCGCCCGCCCCGATGTCGGAGAGCCCACCGGGAATCTGCACCCACGGACTCGCGTCGTTGTTCGTGTAACGGTAGATGTTCCCCGCCGAGTTCACACCCCACACGTTCGTACGCGACCCCACCGCGATCCGCACCAACGCACCGGAGATCTGCTTCCAGTCGGCCATACCGCCGACTCCTTTCCGCTCGGGAAGTGCTGCCTCCGCATGCTCTCCGAGAGGAACGATTCACCATGTGAACCGATTTAAGGAGTGGTCTTCTTTATTGTCCTGAAGGATGCGTTTCCCGGGGTGATCGCCGGTCACCACTGGCCCCCACCGGCACTCCAATGAGTCGATGTGACGCGAATCAACATCATCCTCATAGGTTATGCACCGATGAGACGTTGACGCGCCTATAAGATCAACCGCTCTATGGATTCACGCGGCCGGCCGAGGACCCGCGCTCTTCCCTCACCTCCGAGCAAGGGGTGACACGCGCCTCGGCCCGGTTCCGGGCCCCGTCGGCTATGCCGCTGCCGGCGCCGCGCTCACGCGCCGGTGGTCCCGTCGATCCGCTCACGGATGAGGTCCGCGTGACCGTTGTGGCGTGCGTACTCCTCGATCATGTGCGCCAGGATCCAGCGCAGGGGGACCTCCTGGGAGCCGA comes from Streptomyces sp. SCL15-4 and encodes:
- a CDS encoding tectonin domain-containing protein, which gives rise to MADWKQISGALVRIAVGSRTNVWGVNSAGNIYRYTNNDASPWVQIPGGLSDIGAGADGTVWGVNSGGNIYRYTGDQESGHWKQISGGLKAIASGSRTTVWGVNSAGNIYHYSNNDASPWVQIPGGLSDIGAGADGTVWGVNSAGNIYRYTGDLPG
- a CDS encoding CoA transferase, which encodes MSHSTPASGTRPLDGLRVIDLAGVIMGPYACQILGDLGADVIKIESPVGDVMRHVHRRDTDTIGALALNLNRNKRSVRLDLKTPEGRQAALALIGTADALITNMRPRALRKLGLTYEDLVESNPRLVYCNAQGFRSDSPAADYAAYDEVIQAASGMVDLMRRVTGRPYYVPTAMADKVCGMTIAYAVLAALLGRERTGKGQHVEVPMADTMFAFTLVEHIGGQAYEPPAGPVGFPRSLEPGHAAFPTKDGYACVLPYNYRDAEAFFTFVGHPEALEGFTPENFQSKIGELYELLAHYTDGHTTAEWEAFCSAHSIPFAPVMNLDHAGEHPYWAAGHMLDVQRHPHVGAYRVIGDPVRYSGSPSGVRRPCPELGEDTASVLAEIGYTPEQVAAVTGADR
- a CDS encoding LysR family transcriptional regulator, with the translated sequence MTGEPGRGSPFTGLRQAEYFLAVVDSGGITAAARRLRVAQPSLSQTMRAIERQAGTELFERTPRGVVPTPAGRALVEPARRLLAARRAAGRAVSDVASLRAGRLELVAHASVTADPLARAVGAFRRAHPGVGVLVEDAPGDDELVYALTDGRHELAVVSLPLPPAPALVTEELGHHDIWLATAPGTAFAPGPVSPAEVAAMPLVAVLHGGSARHAIRRALAGAGHDADGPEPVERWHRAGVVTPHLGSVIPLVLTGAGAALVDRWYAERIAEQGGVVRPLGPAVRAPFGVARRREPLSPACRAFLDVLRETCAARTAHEPEREVPEV
- a CDS encoding acyl-CoA dehydrogenase family protein, which produces MAAHHKKVDPFAVEGDFFRIKDLLEPGERQTLERIRSFLADKVEPSAGELWARAESPVHLVDAIRDLGITGIPGDAPGITARSPLLSGLISMEMARVDPSFATFFGVHSGLGMGSVRECGSDEQRRRWLPQMVEWRKIGAFGLTEPLVGSGTAGGLLTTARRDGDGWVLNGEKKWIGNGTFADLVVIWARDEADGQVKGFVVEKGTPGFSARKLEGKIALRGVQNAHIVLDDVRVPEDNRLQRADSFRDTARVLKVTRGGVAWQAIGCSIGAFEAARAYAVEREQFGKPIASFQLVQDLLSRMLGNITASQALAVRMAQLHAEDALSEAQAAMAKMFCTTRMRETVAWAREVFGGNGILLEYKAARFFADAEALYSYEGTRDMNSLIVGRAATGISAFV
- the gap gene encoding type I glyceraldehyde-3-phosphate dehydrogenase: MTRIAINGFGRIGRNVLRALLERDSALEVVAVNDLTEPATLARLLAYDTTAGRLGRPVSADGDTLVVDGRRIKVLAEREPARLPWAELEVDIVLESTGRFTSAKAARAHLDAGARKVLVSAPSDGADVTLAYGVNTEVYDAALHTIVSNASCTTNALAPLASVLDELAGIEHGFMTTVHAYTQEQNLQDGPHRDARRARAAAVNIVPTTTGAAKAIGLVLPNLDGKLSGDSIRVPVPVGSIVELNTTVSREVSRDEVLAAYRAAAEGPLAGILEYSEDPLVSSDITGNPASSIFDSALTRVDGRHVKVVAWYDNEWGFSNRVLDTLDLLAAR